A genome region from Yoonia vestfoldensis includes the following:
- a CDS encoding CaiB/BaiF CoA transferase family protein: MRPLDGIKVLDIATLVAGPYAASSLAEFGADVIKIEKPGTGDTLRGLGTKSPTGDTYWWLSDGRNKKSVELDLRTPDGVAIFREMAKDADVVIENFRPGTLAKWGLSFESLRADNPGLIMLSITGFGQDGPKAQRAGLARIAEGMVGFTHLTGEPDGAPLLSGASALADYISGTFGAYGLTLALLARTKTGKGQHVDVALYEGILRYLDELAPVYSHTGVGRDRMGSQTHRSVPHASYPCADGRWIAIACTNDALFARLAKAMNRMDILDDPKFATNAARIAHRGEINGIVEDWTRSLPCAEVEALCSAQSVPCGAINDIARVVSDPQIKHRKSLVDVPHETLGSLLVPNVFPCLSETPGRIDHLGPALGAHNYMKPDPNKSDIPQPTERKTNV; the protein is encoded by the coding sequence ATGCGCCCCTTGGATGGCATAAAGGTACTGGATATCGCCACGCTGGTGGCAGGCCCCTATGCCGCGTCCTCGCTGGCCGAATTCGGGGCCGATGTGATCAAGATCGAAAAGCCCGGCACCGGCGATACGCTGCGTGGTTTGGGCACAAAAAGCCCGACAGGTGACACCTATTGGTGGCTGTCTGACGGGCGCAACAAGAAAAGCGTCGAATTGGATTTGCGCACCCCTGACGGCGTGGCCATCTTTCGCGAAATGGCCAAAGATGCCGATGTCGTCATTGAAAACTTTCGCCCCGGCACTTTGGCTAAATGGGGGCTCAGCTTTGAAAGTTTGCGCGCCGACAATCCGGGACTGATCATGCTGTCGATCACCGGATTCGGGCAGGATGGCCCAAAGGCCCAACGCGCAGGACTTGCCCGAATTGCCGAAGGAATGGTCGGATTTACGCATTTAACGGGTGAGCCGGACGGAGCTCCATTGTTGTCAGGTGCCTCTGCCTTGGCTGACTATATAAGCGGCACGTTCGGGGCCTACGGCCTGACGCTCGCGCTTTTGGCGCGGACCAAGACTGGCAAAGGTCAGCACGTTGATGTGGCCCTCTATGAGGGCATTCTGCGGTATTTGGACGAATTGGCCCCGGTTTACAGCCACACTGGCGTCGGACGTGACAGGATGGGATCGCAGACGCATAGGTCCGTGCCACATGCATCCTACCCTTGTGCGGATGGCCGGTGGATCGCAATCGCCTGTACCAACGATGCCCTCTTTGCGCGGTTAGCCAAAGCCATGAACCGCATGGATATCTTGGATGACCCCAAATTTGCGACCAATGCAGCACGGATTGCCCACCGCGGGGAGATCAACGGCATTGTGGAGGATTGGACAAGGAGCCTGCCCTGTGCCGAGGTGGAAGCGCTTTGCAGCGCCCAGTCGGTGCCCTGCGGTGCCATCAACGACATCGCACGGGTCGTCAGTGACCCACAGATCAAACACCGCAAATCTTTGGTGGACGTCCCGCACGAAACCTTGGGCTCCCTTCTCGTCCCCAATGTGTTTCCATGCCTTAGCGAAACGCCCGGACGGATTGACCATCTAGGGCCAGCGCTTGGCGCACACAATTATATGAAACCAGATCCGAACAAATCGGACATACCCCAACCAACAGAAAGGAAGACCAATGTGTGA
- a CDS encoding carnitinyl-CoA dehydratase, whose amino-acid sequence MMQMRSDGPIHTRREGAVLEVTLDRPKANAIDLATSRIMGEVFRDFRDDDSLRVAILRAAGDKFFCPGWDLKAAADGDAVDADYGVGGFGGLQELPHLNKPVIAAVNGICCGGGLELALGCDLILASDNASFALPEIRSGTVADAASIKLPKRIPYHVAMDLLLTGRWFDAEEALRWGLLREITSPADLLPKAWDLARLLESGPPLVYAAIKEIVRAAEDMRFQDALNRVTKRQFVSVDRLYASDDQKEGARAFAEKRDPVWKGR is encoded by the coding sequence ATGATGCAGATGCGCAGCGATGGCCCGATCCACACCCGCCGCGAGGGGGCCGTGCTGGAAGTCACGCTCGACCGGCCCAAGGCCAATGCGATTGATCTGGCCACCAGCCGGATCATGGGCGAGGTGTTCCGCGATTTCCGCGATGACGACAGCCTGCGGGTGGCGATCCTGCGGGCGGCGGGGGACAAGTTCTTTTGCCCCGGCTGGGATTTGAAAGCCGCGGCAGATGGTGACGCGGTCGATGCCGATTACGGCGTCGGCGGTTTCGGCGGATTGCAGGAATTGCCGCATCTCAACAAGCCGGTGATCGCCGCCGTCAACGGGATCTGCTGCGGCGGCGGGCTGGAACTGGCGCTTGGCTGCGACCTGATCCTCGCCTCTGACAACGCCAGTTTTGCGCTGCCGGAAATCCGGTCTGGCACGGTGGCGGATGCGGCCTCGATCAAATTGCCCAAGCGCATCCCCTATCATGTCGCGATGGATCTGTTGCTGACCGGGCGCTGGTTCGATGCGGAAGAGGCGCTGCGCTGGGGGCTTTTGCGCGAAATCACCAGCCCCGCCGATCTGCTGCCCAAGGCATGGGATCTGGCCCGCCTGCTGGAAAGCGGCCCGCCGCTGGTCTATGCCGCGATCAAGGAAATCGTGCGCGCGGCCGAGGATATGCGGTTTCAGGATGCGCTGAACCGGGTCACCAAACGGCAATTCGTCTCTGTTGACCGCCTTTATGCCAGCGACGACCAGAAAGAGGGCGCGCGCGCCTTTGCCGAAAAACGCGACCCGGTCTGGAAAGGCCGCTAG
- a CDS encoding YaaC family protein, whose product MIHGCAFADDFTRLGYGLTDLSKNLGAGGTWRNVNCSEAIDGRRIIEAETIATTHYGHRPSQVLSQLSTDVRPRLWRSVTAYPPYRKYYIFLRTSAQTMLNQLLTIYLATFYFGSITRYKPEQFDLILKSAIGPFVLEFFSNQPSQFLYLMASEFMEQEVARAAIT is encoded by the coding sequence ATGATACATGGGTGCGCGTTCGCAGATGATTTTACTCGTCTTGGATATGGGCTAACCGACCTTTCAAAGAACCTTGGAGCAGGCGGGACGTGGCGAAACGTCAACTGTTCCGAGGCTATCGACGGCAGGCGCATCATTGAGGCGGAAACCATTGCCACAACTCACTATGGGCATCGACCATCACAAGTATTATCTCAACTTAGTACAGATGTAAGGCCCAGGCTCTGGCGAAGCGTGACTGCCTACCCGCCGTATCGTAAATACTACATCTTTTTACGGACCTCGGCGCAGACTATGCTGAACCAACTCTTAACGATTTATCTTGCCACGTTCTATTTTGGATCAATTACTCGATATAAGCCGGAGCAGTTCGATTTAATCCTTAAGAGTGCAATCGGGCCGTTTGTATTAGAATTCTTCTCAAACCAACCGTCGCAGTTTCTTTACTTGATGGCATCCGAGTTCATGGAACAGGAAGTGGCGAGGGCTGCTATCACTTGA
- a CDS encoding DUF421 domain-containing protein — protein sequence MTAGLFFDGWAGPLRILVVGLAAYIGLIVLLRATGKRTLSKMNAFDLIVTVALGSTLATVLLDDALPLADGLSALALLVMLQYLITWASVRSPMIRGLVKSEPTLLVRDGHHLPVAMRRARVTMDEVDAALRQQGIAEISQVRMVVLETDGSLSVVA from the coding sequence GTGACCGCAGGCTTGTTCTTTGACGGCTGGGCCGGTCCGCTGCGCATCCTTGTGGTGGGCCTGGCCGCCTATATCGGGCTGATCGTTCTGCTGCGGGCGACGGGCAAACGGACGCTGAGCAAGATGAACGCCTTTGATCTGATCGTCACGGTGGCCTTGGGGTCGACCCTTGCAACAGTCTTGCTGGATGACGCGCTGCCACTTGCCGACGGGCTGAGCGCGCTGGCGCTCTTGGTGATGCTGCAATATCTGATCACCTGGGCCTCGGTGCGGTCGCCAATGATCCGTGGTCTGGTGAAAAGCGAACCAACGCTTTTGGTCCGCGACGGCCACCACCTGCCGGTCGCGATGCGCCGCGCGCGCGTGACCATGGACGAGGTCGATGCCGCCCTGCGCCAGCAAGGCATCGCAGAGATATCACAGGTGCGGATGGTGGTGCTGGAAACCGACGGATCGCTGAGCGTAGTCGCCTAA
- a CDS encoding site-specific integrase, producing MRVKIGRADVTKANEARAVARDILLPEIRRGVDPRSKYFDDAGDTAYARIMRGIRMSDEKADLALRGRGKKDADKVTVGHVWGMYEEYHLARLIEDQGPEKANRAKKHIAEQRRLLGGAEKYLKDGPPAATEDWPNGWWERPIQSITPELCYQTWRNLSRTRGRRTAQLFFTSVKVLFNYAVAKEEVQVSEHPLIIDMAGNGRGLPKGWQALRPTNPVQRISDIRIWWREVDKLSVIPKSALKVMLLTGMRPSEALAMRWDQVDLEVGKVWFGMTKTTDYREIALSSWSIAQLKRLERMVGRHEYVFTGPNGEGPVQQVLADDGKYYLLMPKGVKRIPAHDADTNRAAALVAACK from the coding sequence ATGCGCGTGAAAATCGGGCGCGCCGATGTTACCAAGGCCAATGAGGCGCGGGCTGTCGCACGAGACATTCTGCTGCCCGAGATACGACGCGGCGTCGATCCTCGGTCGAAGTACTTCGACGATGCAGGAGACACCGCCTACGCCCGGATCATGCGTGGTATCCGCATGTCGGACGAAAAGGCTGACCTCGCACTTCGCGGGCGTGGCAAGAAGGACGCTGACAAGGTCACAGTCGGGCACGTCTGGGGGATGTATGAGGAATACCACCTTGCCCGCCTGATCGAGGATCAAGGGCCGGAGAAGGCTAACCGTGCGAAGAAGCATATCGCGGAGCAGCGTCGCCTACTCGGGGGGGCCGAGAAGTATCTCAAGGACGGCCCGCCCGCCGCAACCGAGGACTGGCCGAACGGATGGTGGGAGCGCCCCATCCAGAGCATCACACCTGAGCTTTGCTATCAGACGTGGCGGAACCTGAGCCGCACGCGCGGACGGCGCACGGCCCAGTTGTTCTTCACGTCGGTCAAGGTGCTGTTCAACTATGCGGTCGCCAAGGAAGAGGTGCAGGTGTCGGAGCACCCGCTGATCATCGACATGGCGGGCAATGGTCGAGGCCTCCCGAAAGGCTGGCAGGCGCTGCGCCCGACGAACCCCGTCCAGCGCATCTCGGACATTCGCATCTGGTGGCGCGAGGTGGACAAGCTGTCCGTGATCCCAAAGAGCGCGCTCAAGGTCATGCTGTTGACCGGGATGCGCCCGAGCGAGGCGTTAGCGATGCGCTGGGACCAAGTGGACCTCGAAGTCGGCAAGGTCTGGTTCGGCATGACGAAGACGACCGACTATCGCGAGATTGCGCTGTCGTCGTGGTCCATCGCACAGTTGAAGCGCCTGGAACGGATGGTCGGGCGTCACGAGTACGTCTTCACCGGGCCGAACGGCGAAGGCCCCGTGCAACAGGTGTTGGCCGACGATGGCAAATACTACCTGCTGATGCCCAAAGGCGTGAAGCGCATCCCGGCGCACGACGCGGACACGAACCGCGCCGCCGCGCTCGTGGCTGCTTGCAAATAA
- a CDS encoding TrbC/VirB2 family protein, with protein sequence MSHLFVASLALFLLIAEPALAQSIDLSPIQSLLQGIVDALTGPLGVVIATLAVLGVFLSWFFNIIDLRQALWVLVGIAGVAAAPTIVAAVFAGG encoded by the coding sequence ATTTCACACCTCTTTGTCGCCTCGCTGGCGCTATTCCTGCTGATTGCCGAACCCGCCCTCGCCCAGAGCATTGATCTCTCCCCGATCCAGAGCCTGTTGCAGGGCATCGTCGATGCGCTGACCGGCCCACTTGGCGTTGTCATCGCGACGCTTGCCGTTCTCGGGGTCTTTCTCAGCTGGTTCTTCAACATCATCGATCTGCGCCAGGCGCTCTGGGTCCTCGTGGGCATCGCTGGTGTTGCCGCCGCCCCCACCATCGTTGCCGCGGTCTTTGCCGGTGGCTGA
- a CDS encoding LysR family transcriptional regulator has translation MDHRYFETYLSVLRLGGISKSAARLNLTQSATSRRIQSLEEELDVKLFVPKGRGIEPTELALRLVPHAEAVVDAVERFRQAANPEKNLPIKLRVAATPQTIAATIAPLIPDLAASGVALSLIEAGGADIEDLVRQDVCDCGISSIPTFESGLQSKRLSPLHLHAYGSPRWDKSAKEHINLSELSEENLLLFTPDFQSRKIVDGAFQLMGQRPNIVYEGHSSLAILALASADVGVAILPSNIKSACSGPRVLFNNDPLSLDVTLIWRPISRRMDGIEAFFAKLSANHL, from the coding sequence ATGGACCATCGGTATTTTGAGACCTATCTGTCGGTTCTGAGGCTCGGCGGGATCAGTAAGTCAGCCGCCCGTTTGAACCTGACGCAATCCGCAACGTCGCGCCGCATTCAAAGCCTTGAAGAAGAACTGGACGTCAAACTTTTTGTACCGAAAGGCAGGGGTATAGAACCCACAGAACTGGCTTTGAGACTGGTTCCCCACGCCGAAGCGGTTGTCGATGCTGTCGAGAGGTTCAGGCAAGCAGCCAACCCGGAGAAAAACTTGCCAATCAAGCTGCGCGTCGCTGCGACACCGCAGACCATCGCTGCGACAATTGCGCCTTTGATCCCCGATCTCGCCGCGTCGGGTGTTGCATTGTCGCTGATCGAGGCGGGGGGCGCAGATATCGAAGACCTCGTGCGCCAGGACGTCTGCGATTGTGGCATTTCATCAATCCCGACCTTTGAATCCGGACTTCAAAGCAAACGACTTAGCCCGTTGCACCTCCACGCGTATGGATCACCGCGATGGGATAAATCGGCAAAGGAACACATCAACCTCTCAGAGTTGTCTGAAGAAAATTTGCTGCTTTTTACGCCTGATTTCCAATCCAGGAAAATTGTTGACGGGGCTTTTCAATTGATGGGCCAGCGGCCAAATATTGTGTATGAAGGTCATTCTTCTTTAGCGATTTTGGCCCTAGCCTCCGCAGATGTGGGCGTGGCTATCTTGCCGTCAAATATCAAGTCGGCATGCTCCGGGCCACGCGTGTTGTTCAACAATGACCCCTTATCGCTGGATGTCACACTGATCTGGCGTCCCATTTCGCGACGCATGGACGGCATCGAAGCCTTTTTTGCAAAATTGTCCGCGAACCACCTTTGA
- a CDS encoding YaaC family protein, with amino-acid sequence MRWVDPRDGEVINIRQRPAAFSFFPTFQGATREGIHSTLFSTEPWNIIQHSLEKLGDDNARRQAIAFLVQSRDFYTAAQNSDVSAAKPLLLYYSFLNLAKSLVVKRRGAALGVVRHGLSEQLPVTAGAIHGHVSIDILQNPNASAFVMFANALGAALPTPTAPSTHFRMRSQDFLSQVLIGHRIYCQADGIKERFISLDRIEYMQDAATHDTWVRVRR; translated from the coding sequence ATGAGATGGGTTGATCCGAGGGATGGCGAAGTAATCAACATTCGACAGCGGCCCGCTGCGTTCTCTTTCTTTCCGACCTTCCAAGGCGCTACGCGTGAAGGCATCCATTCAACCTTGTTCTCAACGGAACCTTGGAACATCATTCAGCATAGTCTGGAGAAACTTGGCGACGACAATGCACGCCGACAGGCAATTGCTTTTCTCGTGCAGAGCCGAGACTTCTACACGGCTGCCCAAAACTCAGATGTCAGTGCTGCAAAGCCGCTGCTTCTCTACTATTCTTTTTTGAATCTTGCTAAGTCTCTTGTCGTAAAGCGTCGTGGTGCGGCTTTAGGGGTCGTTCGGCACGGATTGTCGGAACAATTGCCGGTCACGGCTGGGGCAATCCATGGGCATGTTTCAATCGACATTCTCCAAAACCCCAATGCCAGCGCCTTCGTCATGTTTGCAAACGCACTTGGTGCCGCACTTCCAACCCCGACCGCACCGAGCACTCACTTTCGGATGAGATCGCAGGACTTTCTGAGCCAAGTCTTGATTGGGCATCGGATCTACTGCCAAGCCGACGGGATCAAGGAGCGGTTCATCAGTTTAGACCGTATCGAATATATGCAAGATGCTGCGACCCATGATACATGGGTGCGCGTTCGCAGATGA
- a CDS encoding type IV secretion system protein VirB3, producing MAERSPLFLGLVRPPKLLGLPIMYAMVWLFGSVLLFVWVQHIAVLGVAALLYPVLWKAADWDPRFIDVMMTALQETPPTRNRSIHGGDSYAP from the coding sequence GTGGCTGAGCGCTCGCCTCTCTTTCTCGGCCTCGTGCGCCCGCCGAAGCTTCTGGGCCTGCCCATCATGTATGCGATGGTCTGGCTTTTCGGCTCGGTGCTCTTGTTCGTCTGGGTCCAGCATATCGCGGTGCTGGGCGTGGCCGCCCTTCTCTATCCGGTGCTGTGGAAGGCCGCAGATTGGGACCCGCGCTTCATCGACGTGATGATGACGGCCCTGCAGGAGACACCGCCCACGCGCAACAGGTCCATTCATGGCGGGGACAGCTATGCCCCGTGA
- a CDS encoding tetratricopeptide repeat protein → MRLLHEYYQYYALYNYMRLCNNAHNLGAVMQDIFHTTITASDAATASAWNATIESYLDFSGSPVKKMQEISDPAFLRGPVFCAAMKLLSGVDPRGSSITQDVTAMRKAVAGSTPTEKQHAAAIEHMLQGEFSAAARTWDAVLADDPNDILAHKCAHETWFLVGDTVSMRAGSTAAIERLTADDPAFAIAAAQHGFALEETGDYAAAESWGRLALDMRPSDCWALHCLAHVYETQNRHHDALALFDAKKPFWTNQNLLNAHIWWHLALRQIEVGDFTDSLGIFDTALSEVPASDRFRLTDGTSLLWRLELAGVDVGDRWRLMAEKWARNAELHTNAFLDLHAALAFSRCPDSPAAEVFFDSLSASFDGDTSENAQTFQTVVKPLAQAFAQFRSNTLAASAQIEALLPQLHRIGGSIVQREIVERSYSSALLATGQAAKAEGWLAPKLDQHPNTPWVLRASADAAAAQGNLARETLLRRRSDLMFAEF, encoded by the coding sequence ATGCGTCTCCTGCATGAGTATTATCAGTATTATGCGTTATACAATTATATGAGACTCTGCAATAATGCCCATAATTTGGGAGCCGTCATGCAAGATATTTTTCACACAACCATTACAGCGTCTGATGCGGCCACCGCTTCCGCTTGGAATGCGACCATTGAAAGCTATTTGGATTTCAGCGGTTCACCCGTGAAAAAGATGCAAGAGATCTCTGATCCAGCATTTCTGCGCGGGCCTGTGTTTTGCGCAGCTATGAAGCTGCTGAGCGGGGTGGATCCGAGAGGGTCGTCAATCACGCAAGATGTTACCGCCATGCGCAAAGCCGTCGCAGGGTCTACGCCCACTGAAAAGCAACACGCCGCTGCGATTGAGCATATGTTGCAGGGCGAATTCAGTGCTGCCGCCCGAACATGGGATGCAGTTCTGGCGGATGACCCGAATGATATATTGGCGCACAAGTGCGCCCATGAAACTTGGTTTTTGGTCGGCGACACAGTGTCCATGCGCGCCGGGTCAACAGCTGCGATCGAGCGTTTGACGGCGGATGACCCTGCCTTTGCGATTGCGGCCGCACAGCACGGGTTCGCATTGGAAGAAACCGGCGATTACGCCGCCGCAGAGAGTTGGGGACGGCTGGCCCTGGACATGCGTCCCAGCGATTGTTGGGCATTGCATTGTTTGGCACACGTTTATGAAACGCAAAACCGTCACCATGATGCACTGGCATTGTTCGATGCCAAAAAGCCGTTCTGGACAAACCAAAACCTGCTGAACGCGCATATCTGGTGGCATCTGGCGCTGCGCCAGATCGAAGTCGGGGATTTCACGGATTCCCTTGGCATATTTGACACGGCGCTGTCGGAAGTGCCTGCGTCAGACCGGTTTCGTTTAACGGATGGAACATCCCTGCTGTGGCGGCTTGAACTTGCCGGTGTCGATGTCGGAGACCGCTGGCGTCTGATGGCCGAAAAATGGGCCAGGAATGCTGAATTGCACACAAACGCCTTCCTCGACCTTCACGCCGCCTTGGCGTTTTCTAGATGTCCGGACTCACCCGCCGCAGAAGTGTTCTTTGACAGCCTGTCAGCCAGCTTTGACGGTGATACCAGTGAAAATGCCCAGACCTTTCAAACTGTCGTAAAACCTCTGGCGCAGGCCTTTGCGCAGTTTCGCAGTAACACATTGGCGGCAAGTGCGCAGATCGAAGCACTGCTACCGCAGCTGCACCGGATCGGCGGATCAATCGTGCAGCGCGAGATTGTCGAGCGCAGTTATAGTTCCGCTTTGCTGGCGACAGGTCAGGCCGCCAAGGCGGAGGGCTGGCTTGCGCCAAAGCTGGATCAACATCCCAACACGCCGTGGGTACTGCGCGCATCCGCGGATGCGGCGGCGGCACAGGGCAATCTCGCCCGTGAAACCTTGCTGCGTCGGCGCAGCGATCTGATGTTTGCGGAATTCTGA
- a CDS encoding ferritin-like domain-containing protein → MANNTLEALFYETLKDIYYAERKICTALRKMARAANSPDLKAAFEQHEQESQAQYDRLTGVFEAIDKQPRGKTCDAIEGIIAEAQEIITDFKDSPALDAGLLAAAQAVEHYEIARYGTLKSWAHELGLTEAESLLDETLQEEIATDEKLTKLAKAIINATAEGKTA, encoded by the coding sequence ATGGCCAACAACACGCTCGAGGCGTTGTTTTACGAAACGCTCAAGGATATCTATTATGCTGAACGCAAGATCTGCACGGCTCTGCGCAAGATGGCGCGCGCGGCGAACAGCCCCGATCTGAAAGCCGCTTTCGAGCAACATGAACAGGAATCGCAGGCGCAATACGACCGTCTGACAGGCGTGTTCGAGGCGATTGACAAACAGCCACGCGGCAAGACCTGCGACGCCATCGAAGGCATCATCGCCGAAGCGCAGGAAATCATCACCGATTTCAAGGACAGCCCCGCACTGGATGCCGGTCTTCTGGCCGCCGCCCAAGCCGTCGAACATTACGAGATCGCCCGTTATGGCACGCTCAAAAGCTGGGCGCACGAATTGGGCCTGACCGAGGCCGAAAGCCTGCTGGACGAAACCCTGCAAGAAGAAATCGCCACCGATGAAAAGCTGACCAAGCTTGCCAAGGCAATCATAAACGCCACGGCAGAGGGCAAAACGGCCTGA
- a CDS encoding type II toxin-antitoxin system PrlF family antitoxin: MTALAQDVSKLTDRYQTTVPAGVRKQLKLGKGDQIRYCTEPSGRVYIEPVRSDEEDPVLGAFLDFVEADIKAHPDRIRAFDGALHDRLAALVGDVDVDLDAPLSLEDE; this comes from the coding sequence ATGACAGCCCTCGCACAAGATGTCTCGAAACTCACGGATCGGTATCAGACGACCGTGCCGGCGGGTGTGCGCAAACAGCTCAAGCTGGGCAAGGGCGACCAGATTCGTTACTGCACCGAGCCGAGTGGCAGGGTCTATATCGAGCCCGTGCGCAGCGACGAGGAAGATCCCGTGCTCGGCGCTTTTCTCGATTTTGTCGAGGCCGATATCAAGGCGCATCCGGACCGCATTCGGGCGTTCGATGGGGCTTTGCATGACCGTCTTGCAGCACTGGTCGGAGACGTTGACGTCGATCTCGATGCGCCGCTATCGCTCGAGGATGAATGA
- a CDS encoding acetate--CoA ligase family protein — protein MTDLSRLLRPRSIAVLGSGWAANVVEQCQRMGFDGPVWPVHPTRDQIGGLRCYPTLAALPMAPDATFIGVNRHATLDVVGALAAMGAGGAICFASGWRETGDGDLQDALVAQAGAMPILGPNCYGLINYLDGALLWPDQHGGRRVERGVALLSQSSNIIINLTMQARGLPVAYVACLGNAAQVGLAQLAAALLADDRVTALGLYIEGLGDASDFAALAEAARAAGKGIVAIKSGKTAAAQSAAASHTASLAGGAAASSAYLRQIGVAEVNTPAELLETLKILHLHGPGLGKRLCALACSGGEAGLVADLAAPFGLDFPPPAPAQADRLAATLGPLVTIANPMDYQTFIWGDGPRTTEVFTTMLAGYDAGLFIIDPPRPDRCDPASFVPALEAIVSAAQATGKPAFPLASLPENFDEDRAIALMDQGIAPLMGLETALAALRAAQVTPGRAGWRNWCPSAPTSALVLLDEAAAKALLAAAGIAVPRGATAQRLPALISAAKDLTPPLALKGLGFAHKTEAGAVRLHLATLDGQAEMPGAAGYLAEEMVTGAIAELLIGARRDPVYGATLTLGFGGVTAELLADTVTLVLPVTATEIADGLRRLTLWPLLDGYRGRPRADLAAVIRSALALQEMLTTDRMLEEIEINPLIVGSNFAVAADAVIWKDTR, from the coding sequence ATGACCGATCTGTCGCGCCTGCTGCGACCGCGCAGCATTGCTGTCCTTGGCTCTGGCTGGGCCGCCAATGTGGTCGAACAATGCCAGCGCATGGGGTTCGATGGCCCGGTCTGGCCTGTGCATCCGACGCGGGACCAGATCGGTGGTCTGCGATGCTACCCCACACTCGCCGCGCTGCCCATGGCGCCCGATGCCACCTTTATCGGCGTCAACCGGCATGCAACGCTTGACGTGGTCGGCGCATTGGCGGCCATGGGCGCGGGCGGGGCGATCTGTTTCGCCTCTGGCTGGCGCGAGACCGGCGATGGCGATCTGCAGGATGCGCTGGTGGCGCAGGCGGGGGCGATGCCGATCCTTGGGCCGAATTGCTATGGCCTCATAAACTACCTCGACGGTGCGCTGCTGTGGCCTGACCAGCATGGCGGGCGGCGGGTGGAACGTGGTGTCGCATTGCTGAGCCAATCCTCCAACATAATCATCAACCTGACGATGCAGGCGCGCGGCTTGCCTGTCGCCTATGTCGCCTGTCTGGGCAATGCCGCCCAGGTCGGGCTTGCGCAGCTGGCAGCCGCTTTGCTGGCCGATGACAGGGTCACAGCGCTTGGGCTTTATATCGAAGGGCTGGGCGATGCCTCCGATTTCGCCGCCTTGGCAGAGGCCGCACGGGCCGCAGGCAAAGGCATCGTTGCGATCAAATCGGGCAAGACGGCGGCGGCGCAATCGGCCGCGGCCTCGCATACCGCGTCGCTGGCGGGGGGGGCTGCGGCCTCTTCGGCCTATCTGCGCCAGATCGGTGTGGCAGAGGTGAACACACCAGCAGAATTGCTTGAGACGCTCAAGATCCTGCATCTGCATGGGCCGGGCCTGGGCAAACGGCTCTGTGCTTTGGCCTGTTCGGGGGGCGAGGCGGGGTTGGTCGCGGATCTGGCCGCCCCTTTCGGGCTGGATTTTCCGCCGCCCGCACCGGCGCAGGCAGACCGGCTGGCTGCCACGCTCGGCCCGCTGGTGACAATCGCCAATCCGATGGATTACCAGACCTTCATCTGGGGCGACGGGCCGCGCACGACCGAGGTTTTCACCACCATGTTGGCCGGCTATGACGCGGGGCTGTTCATCATCGACCCGCCGCGCCCTGACCGCTGCGATCCGGCCAGTTTTGTCCCCGCGCTAGAGGCCATCGTCAGCGCCGCGCAGGCCACAGGCAAACCCGCCTTTCCCCTGGCCTCTTTGCCGGAAAATTTCGACGAGGACCGCGCCATCGCCTTGATGGATCAGGGCATCGCACCGCTGATGGGGCTGGAAACAGCGCTGGCGGCCTTGCGCGCCGCACAGGTCACGCCCGGCCGCGCAGGGTGGCGTAACTGGTGCCCCAGCGCGCCGACCAGTGCGCTGGTCTTGCTGGACGAGGCGGCAGCCAAGGCGCTGCTGGCTGCGGCGGGGATTGCCGTGCCACGCGGCGCAACAGCGCAGAGGCTGCCCGCGCTCATATCCGCTGCCAAAGATCTGACACCGCCCTTGGCGCTGAAAGGGCTGGGATTCGCCCATAAAACCGAGGCCGGGGCCGTGCGGCTGCATCTTGCCACGCTTGACGGACAGGCCGAGATGCCGGGGGCTGCCGGCTATTTGGCCGAGGAAATGGTGACAGGTGCCATCGCAGAATTGCTGATCGGCGCGCGCCGCGATCCGGTTTACGGCGCGACGCTGACGCTGGGGTTTGGCGGTGTGACGGCGGAATTGCTGGCCGATACGGTGACGCTGGTCCTGCCGGTGACCGCGACAGAGATCGCGGATGGCTTGCGCCGGTTGACGCTCTGGCCGCTGCTGGATGGCTATCGCGGCAGGCCGCGCGCCGATCTGGCGGCGGTGATCCGCAGCGCGCTGGCCTTGCAGGAGATGCTGACAACCGACAGGATGCTTGAGGAAATTGAAATCAATCCGCTGATCGTCGGCAGCAATTTTGCCGTGGCCGCGGATGCCGTGATCTGGAAGGACACCCGATGA